The Vigna unguiculata cultivar IT97K-499-35 chromosome 1, ASM411807v1, whole genome shotgun sequence nucleotide sequence TAAATGATCAGTGTTGCAGAAACCCAAATGCTCAATGTTCTCCGTAGAGAGAGTGTTTGCACAGAGCTTAGAGATGGGCCACCGCTGCTGCAGCAAACAGAAGATCAAAAGAGGACTATGGTCTCCTGAAGAAGATGAAAAGCTTCTCAGATATATCAACACTCATGGACATAAAAGTTGGAGTTCTGTGCCAAAATATGCAGGCAAGAATTTACTTTCTTCTTGTCTGTGTTGTTTTTGTGATGATGAACAGATAAAAgatgatgttgtggttttgCTGATTATGTGCAGGATTGCAGAGATGTGGCAAGAGTTGCAGGTTGAGATGGATTAATTATCTTAGGCCGGATCTCAAGAGGGGTTCCTTCACTGCTGAAGAAGAGCAGATCATAATTGATATTCATAGAATTCTTGGAAACAGGTAAAGGAGATAAATTTCAAGCACAGAAAGTATGAGAATAAAAGTAGTAAAAGGGGAACAGCAACCTTAATAGACCAAAAAGAAATGTATTATATGAGAGCAGTATTGTTTGTTTTATAAGGTTTAGCACACAACTAAGATTAAGGAACTTCTACCTCTTTTGATATCCACTTAATCTAATCAACTCTACAAATCTTTGTCAAATTTTTCTTCATCCTCTCTCATGTTAAGTTTTATCAGAAGATTACatttaaattgttcttgatAGAAGTTAAAAGAATAAGACATGCTTATGTGTATGCgaaaagagaaaaatacaaTGAGTTATAACACGATTCATCGTACATACAGAAGAGAAAGTAGATAATTCAGTGCAAGGGCTTGCATATTCATCAATGCATGTGTTATTGGTATGCTGCAGATGGGCACAGATTGCTAAACACCTACCAGGAAGAACAGACAACGAGGTCAAGAATTTCTGGAACTCATGCATAAAAAAGAAGCTCATTTCTCAAGGGTTAGATCCACAAACCCACAATCTTCTATCTTCTCATAGAAGAAGCTCAGCATCTACCATCTCCAATATGCATAAAAAATCCAATTCCATCTTCATTATGAGTTCACACACACCAAATGCACCAGTGGAAACTACTTTTCAAACCTTTTCTTCATTACCTAAACCTCCACCAAACATTGTTCAAACTCCCTCTACCATTGTTACATCTGAATATCAAACATC carries:
- the LOC114194740 gene encoding transcription factor MYB86; its protein translation is MFSVERVFAQSLEMGHRCCSKQKIKRGLWSPEEDEKLLRYINTHGHKSWSSVPKYAGLQRCGKSCRLRWINYLRPDLKRGSFTAEEEQIIIDIHRILGNRWAQIAKHLPGRTDNEVKNFWNSCIKKKLISQGLDPQTHNLLSSHRRSSASTISNMHKKSNSIFIMSSHTPNAPVETTFQTFSSLPKPPPNIVQTPSTIVTSEYQTSAIVSNKFSSDLPYDLLVNNGSNICSPSYMNPTAVELSNNENIANWVSRVNVDDFSGQTLEEVTQVQVQQEKDKICEDTVTDVREANKDNLERSVSFESSNFDFGLLESVLSSEFISHDLSCMDELAWNF